The Elusimicrobiota bacterium sequence TTTTTCTTCGTACCGGGATTCGGACCAGCTTCCGGAGTAGGTGATCACGGCGACTTTTCGCGACGGAACCTGGCGTAGGACGACCGTTTCGTCGTTCGGTTGAGGGGCGGTCTCCGCGGTGTAGATCGATGGAAGAGTAAACGAAACGATGTACCCGTTTTCGGAAAGCACTTGGGTTACGGGTGCGGTCATTGAGATCTTTTCCGGGGAGCCTTGTGATTGTTGGCCCACCGGAGCGGTCATGGGGATTTTTTTCTGGCCCTGGTTTTGACCCTGGATGTAACGGAAGAGCTTCCGGAAGGCGCTATTGCCGGCTTCCTTAAATGTGGCGCGCACCTCTGTTTCCGCCACGGCAAAGGACTCCATCTGCCGGAGCTCAAAATCACCGTCGGTCTTTACAACGCTGAATTTCGGCTGTTCGATTCCCAAGGCGGCCTCCGTTAAGAAGAAGGGAAGGAAAAGGAATAAACAGATCCACGCCGCAGACCCGAGCTTCGACTTATTGAAACCGGTCATTTGGGTTTGAGTGATCGCGCTCATAAATTCCCCCCACTTTCTATCTTACCATTATCAATTTTCTTTCTTTCCGCACCCCGAGTGTAACGCCCCGCTGGACATAAAGGTTCCCGAATCGAGTGCTGAATTCCAGCAACAAGACCGTAGGACGGCCTCCGACCAGCAACGGGGCGCCACACCCCATAGGCTAATTAACTAAATGCGTCCCCCATTTTTGACCCAGGTGGCGGCGTCGTCGAAAAGGGAATAGGCGACGGGGGTGATGAGGAGGGTGATGAGCAGGCAGAGGGACTGGCCGCCCACGATCACGACGGCCATGGTGGCGCGGTTGGCGGCCCCGGGGCCTCGGCCGAAGGCCACGGGGGTCATGGCGGCGACCAAAACTAACGTGGTCATCAAAATCGGTCTTAAGCGGGTTTTGTTGGCTTCCAAGATGGCTTGGTCCCGATCCATGCCGCGGGATCGAAGGGTGTTCGTGTAGTCCACCTGGAGGATGGCGTTTTTCTTAACGATGCCGAAGAGCATGAAAACCCCCATGATCGAAAAGATCGTGAGGGTTTGGCCCACCAGCAGAAGCGATAGGAGGGCGAAGGGGATGGAGAGAGGCAAGGACAAGAGGATCGTGACGGGATGCAAAAAGCTCTCGAACTGGGCTCCCAACACCATATACATGAAAATGAAGGCCAGCCCGAAAGCGATCAAGAATCCCCGGATCATGCGGCCGAACTCTTTGGCCTTGCCCAGCAACCCGCTTTTGTATTCAGGCGGTAGGCGGAGGCTTTTGGTTATTTCCTCCGCCTTTTTGATGGCGTCGCCGATGGGAAGTCCCTCGAGGTTGGCGGTGAAACTCACCTGCCGTTGACGATTGATGCGCTCAATTTGGGCGGGGCCCCGTTCCTCCACGAGGGTGGCCACATTGTCCAACCGCACCAGGCCGCGGGTCGACGGCACCGTGAGACCGGAAATGGCCTCGGCGCGGTTCCTGTCTTCTGGCCTCACCCGCAGTCGGACTTGATAGAGGTCGTCCCCCTCTTTGTATTTAGTGATGTCTTCTTCCCCCCCCACCAAGGTGCGGAGGGTGTTGGCGATGTCTTCCACTTTCACGCCCAGGTCTTGGGCCCGCTCGCGGTTAATGCGCACGTTGAGCTCGGGTTTAGCGAACACGAGGCTGGAGTCCACGTCCACCAGGCCGGGTATTTTTTTCAAACCGGCCTGAATGGCCGCGGCGGCGCTTTGAAGGCCTTTCAAATCAGGCCCCGTCAAAAAATAAGTGAAATCAGCATTATTAAACCCGCCCCCGGAGATGGGGCTGATGACGGCCACCCCGATGCGAAGGCCCTTGTATTTGGCGAAGGCTCGGCGGGCCTGGGCCATGATCGCGAACTGGGACTGCTTGCGCTCGGAAAGGTCCGCCAGTCGAACATAGATCAAGCCGTCATTGACCTGGCGCCTTCCCCTTCCCCCACCGAAGCGAGCAGACTCTTGACTCCGGGAAGACGCCGCAGGTCCGCTTCCATTTGCTCGAGAATTTTGGAGGTCATAGACAGAGACGTGCCCTCGGGCGTTTTGAGGGTCACCTGAAATTCGCTGGAATCGTCCGGCGGGATGAAATCTTTTCCCACATGGCGGATGAGCACGCCCGTGGATAGGATCACCCCCGCCGCCGTGACCACCAACACCCAACGCCGACGGAGCGACCACAGGATCATCCGCCCGTATTTCTCTTTCAGCCCGTCGTTCAGTCGGTCCACCGCGATTTGGAACCGGTGGCGGGGGCCCGTGGACACCCTTAAGTAGCGGGAGCACAACATGGGGGTTAAAGAGAAGGCGACGAAGAGGCTCACCCCAATGGCAAAAGCCACGGTGAGCCCGTAGCTTTTGAGAAACCGTCCCACGATCCCCGGCATATACGCCAGAGGAAGAAAAATGATGATGAGGGAAACCGTGGTGGCCATGACGGCCAGGCCGATTTCGTCGGTGGCTTCGAAGGCCGCTTGCCGAGCCGATTTCCCCTGTTCTTCCATGTGGCGGAAAATGTTTTCCAAGACCACGATGGCGTCATCGATCACCACGCCCACCGCGAGAGCCAACGCCAAAAGGGTCATGTTGTTAGGTGAACCCCGCCGCGTCCATCAAGATAAAGGTGGCGACCAGGGAAGTGGGAATGGCCAGGGACGCGATCAGGGTGCTCCGCCAGTCGCCCATGAAAAGAAGCACCACGAGGCTGGCCAGGATGGCGCCCAGGATTAAATGTTCCTCCACGGTGCGCACAGAAGAGAGGATGAAACCCGATTGGTCTCTCACCAGACGAGCCGACAAGCCGGCGGGAAGGGTCCCTCGCAAATCGGCCAACGCGTCTTTGACGTTTCGAATCACTTCCACGGTGTTGGCCCCGGATTGTTTTTGGACGACCAGGGACACCGTGGGAGCGCCGTCCAAGCGGGCCATCGTTCGGGGTTCTTCTTCGGTATCTTCGACCCGGGCCACGTCTCGAACACGGAGGGGGACGCCTCCGCGATTGGCCACGATGATGTCTCCAAAATCCTCAGGGGACTCGATGCGGCCCATGGTCCGCAAAATGAGTTCGCGCCGGTTTTGGTCCACGCGGCCGCCCGGGACTTCGATGTTTTGTTGTTTAAGAGCGTCTTTCACCTGTTGCACCGAGAGCGAGAGGGCGGCCAATTTTTGCGCGTCCACCACCACGTGAATTTCCCGTTCCCGGCCGCCCACCAGGGTGATGCGGCCGACGCCCTTCAAGGTTTCCAGCGGTTCTTTGATCTGTTTCCGGGCCAGTTCGGTGATCTCGCGGAGAGGTCGGTGGGCGCTGACGGCGATGGACAAGACCGGGCTGGCCCCCGGATCGAATTTTTGGATCACGGGAGGGTCCGTGCCCTGGGGGAGGTTTCGAAGCACGCGGCTGACGGCGTCGCGGACCTCCTGGGCGCCCACGTCGGCGTTTTTCTCCAGGACAAAAGTGACAATGACCTGGCTGAGCCCCTCGAAACTGGTGGAGCGAAGCTCGTCGATGCCGGAGATGGTGTTCACGGCCTCTTCAATGGGTTTCGTGAGAGATGTTTCGACCTCTTCGGGGCTGGCGCCTTTCAGCGTGGTGGAAACCGTGACGATCGGGAAATCGATATTAGGAAATAAATCCACCCCCAGCCGCCCAAAAGAAAACAGCCCCAGCACCACCAGGGCCGCGATCATCATGGTGGCGAAGACAGGGCGGCGAATACTAATGTCGGCGAGTTTCATGGGGCGGGGTCTTTAAGAATTTCCACCGGGCTGCCGTCTTCCAAACCGTAGAGGCCAAAGACAACCACGGAGTCCCCTTCCAATAAACCAGAAAGTATTTCACCCACCGTTTCGGAGCGGATCCCCATGGTGACGGGGCGCCGTTGGGCTTTGCCGTCCACCACCACGAAAACGGCCGCGTCTCCCCCCTCCACCAGGGCGTCAACGGGAACCGTGAGAGCGCCCGCCCGCGACGAGGTGACCACCGACAGGGAGGCGAACATGCCGGACTTAAGGATGCCGGGCGGATTGTTTAACGTGACCTCAATCGGCACGGCGCGGGTGGCGGCTTCCACCACCGGCGATACCCGGGTGATCCGCCCCGGCACATCCCCCTCCGCCCGGGCCGCCACCTGGACCCGAACCCGCTGGCCCGTGGCGATCCGACCGGCGTATCGTTCTGGGACTTCCGCTCGAACCAGCATACGGCTGTCGTCCACCACCAAGACAACGGGGGTGTTCAGCCCCACTTCGGCCCCACGGTCCAGATAAACGCGCCCCACGATGCCGTTCAAGGTGGAGGGCACCGGGGCGGGATTGTATTCAACGCCCACTTCGTCCCGCCGGACCAGGGCCACGGGCTGGTCAATCTTCACGCGATCGCCCTCCTTGACCAGGTTCTCCACCAATTTACCGGAGACGCGCGAAAAGAGCGTGGCCTCGTCTTTCGCTTTGACGGTTCCCACCAGGGTCAAGGCCTCCTCCACCGTTTGCCGACGGACCGAGGCGACGCGCACCGGGAAAGCGTCGGTGGGCAAGCTCATCGTTTCTTTTTTTCCGCAGGCGATACCGACCACCGCCAAAACAAAAAGAGC is a genomic window containing:
- a CDS encoding heme-binding protein, producing the protein MTGFNKSKLGSAAWICLFLFLPFFLTEAALGIEQPKFSVVKTDGDFELRQMESFAVAETEVRATFKEAGNSAFRKLFRYIQGQNQGQKKIPMTAPVGQQSQGSPEKISMTAPVTQVLSENGYIVSFTLPSIYTAETAPQPNDETVVLRQVPSRKVAVITYSGSWSESRYEEKKSALIQWIAAQGLTSKNEPILARYNAPFTLWFLRHNEVQIEVD
- a CDS encoding efflux RND transporter permease subunit, whose protein sequence is MIYVRLADLSERKQSQFAIMAQARRAFAKYKGLRIGVAVISPISGGGFNNADFTYFLTGPDLKGLQSAAAAIQAGLKKIPGLVDVDSSLVFAKPELNVRINRERAQDLGVKVEDIANTLRTLVGGEEDITKYKEGDDLYQVRLRVRPEDRNRAEAISGLTVPSTRGLVRLDNVATLVEERGPAQIERINRQRQVSFTANLEGLPIGDAIKKAEEITKSLRLPPEYKSGLLGKAKEFGRMIRGFLIAFGLAFIFMYMVLGAQFESFLHPVTILLSLPLSIPFALLSLLLVGQTLTIFSIMGVFMLFGIVKKNAILQVDYTNTLRSRGMDRDQAILEANKTRLRPILMTTLVLVAAMTPVAFGRGPGAANRATMAVVIVGGQSLCLLITLLITPVAYSLFDDAATWVKNGGRI
- a CDS encoding efflux RND transporter permease subunit, whose amino-acid sequence is MTLLALALAVGVVIDDAIVVLENIFRHMEEQGKSARQAAFEATDEIGLAVMATTVSLIIIFLPLAYMPGIVGRFLKSYGLTVAFAIGVSLFVAFSLTPMLCSRYLRVSTGPRHRFQIAVDRLNDGLKEKYGRMILWSLRRRWVLVVTAAGVILSTGVLIRHVGKDFIPPDDSSEFQVTLKTPEGTSLSMTSKILEQMEADLRRLPGVKSLLASVGEGEGARSMTA
- a CDS encoding efflux RND transporter permease subunit codes for the protein MKLADISIRRPVFATMMIAALVVLGLFSFGRLGVDLFPNIDFPIVTVSTTLKGASPEEVETSLTKPIEEAVNTISGIDELRSTSFEGLSQVIVTFVLEKNADVGAQEVRDAVSRVLRNLPQGTDPPVIQKFDPGASPVLSIAVSAHRPLREITELARKQIKEPLETLKGVGRITLVGGREREIHVVVDAQKLAALSLSVQQVKDALKQQNIEVPGGRVDQNRRELILRTMGRIESPEDFGDIIVANRGGVPLRVRDVARVEDTEEEPRTMARLDGAPTVSLVVQKQSGANTVEVIRNVKDALADLRGTLPAGLSARLVRDQSGFILSSVRTVEEHLILGAILASLVVLLFMGDWRSTLIASLAIPTSLVATFILMDAAGFT
- a CDS encoding efflux RND transporter periplasmic adaptor subunit, which produces MKTSNRVALFVLAVVGIACGKKETMSLPTDAFPVRVASVRRQTVEEALTLVGTVKAKDEATLFSRVSGKLVENLVKEGDRVKIDQPVALVRRDEVGVEYNPAPVPSTLNGIVGRVYLDRGAEVGLNTPVVLVVDDSRMLVRAEVPERYAGRIATGQRVRVQVAARAEGDVPGRITRVSPVVEAATRAVPIEVTLNNPPGILKSGMFASLSVVTSSRAGALTVPVDALVEGGDAAVFVVVDGKAQRRPVTMGIRSETVGEILSGLLEGDSVVVFGLYGLEDGSPVEILKDPAP